A genomic window from Pirellulaceae bacterium includes:
- a CDS encoding PSD1 and planctomycete cytochrome C domain-containing protein, translating into MPTVRFMSKNNAIRCSYLAGLLLLSVSPVIAADNSEVNFGREIQPILAKHCYQCHGPNESEGGLQLDTQSGISAKLDSGNVAIVASNVAQSVILDRIRSTDESEQMPPEGKRLSEIEITLIEKWISQGAHWSGHWAFEPVVRPNVPTPRNNSWSQDPIDAFILSGLEEAQLRPSPPASKATLLRRAYFDLTGLPPTPAAVNDFLADNSPEAFEKVIDKLLASNHYGEKWARHWLDLVRYAETNGYERDSRKDLIWKYRDYVIKAFNADKPIDRFITEQIAGDEIADRDADSITATGFYRLGIWDDEPADRPLARYDYLDDILRTTGETFLAMTIGCARCHDHKIDPVTQKDYYSMLAFFSDISPHGKGNTNHIALTNPQQQSDFEQRVAQKQERERTLTEKIAGREHEFRQAMQKQHPEVALPTPEADSQVSEIILPTSMTTGQPWEYSFTQPSDNWFEIAFDDSQWRKGDGGFGTQGTPGSKVRTPWKNADIWLRKDFRLTQIPSQLSLKLHHDETTEIYLNGKRVAMLTGHVTEYITLDISDAASDVLQTGRNTLAVHCHQTGGGQYIDVGLISEDKSPSLQTLVDRYGKQLLGTDSIGEWQQWKSKLLASKETTLELNPAFAMAVSERGRNQTWVLARGNPSAKGDEVAAAFPQILNPPEVDPSAHSADSSPTSGKRRLLAEWITSPDNPMTARAFVNRIWQHHFGVGIVRTASDFGFQGSAPTHPELLDWLTAEFVENGWQLKALHKQMMMTETYQMSSAPNPEALAISPTNDLFWRFNMRRLTAEEIRDAILAMTDTLNPNMFGPSVYPPLPQEVLATASRPGAAWGKSSVENASRRSIYIHVKRSLRHPMLASFDSPDTDTSCAVRISTTVPTQALGMLNGQFINQQATKFANRLQKSFPNDVEQQIVSGIHLTTGRSATNAEIQTDLDFIKDLQQTEKLSEADALRNYCLVLLNANEFVYLD; encoded by the coding sequence ATGCCAACTGTACGATTCATGTCGAAAAACAACGCAATCCGTTGCAGCTACCTTGCTGGCCTCCTACTTTTGTCTGTTAGCCCAGTCATTGCTGCGGACAATTCCGAGGTCAATTTTGGTCGAGAGATCCAGCCAATTTTGGCGAAGCATTGTTACCAATGTCACGGCCCCAACGAATCGGAAGGCGGTCTGCAGCTCGATACACAATCAGGAATATCGGCAAAACTCGATTCTGGAAATGTGGCAATTGTAGCCAGTAATGTGGCTCAAAGTGTGATTCTCGATCGAATTCGATCAACCGACGAATCAGAACAAATGCCGCCAGAAGGCAAACGATTATCTGAGATCGAAATCACCTTGATTGAAAAGTGGATTTCACAAGGCGCGCATTGGTCTGGGCACTGGGCGTTCGAACCAGTTGTTCGACCGAATGTGCCGACGCCGCGGAATAACTCATGGTCGCAAGATCCGATCGACGCCTTTATTTTATCCGGATTAGAAGAGGCACAACTTCGCCCTTCACCGCCGGCATCTAAGGCCACCCTCCTGCGACGTGCCTATTTTGACCTGACCGGTTTACCGCCTACGCCAGCGGCCGTGAACGACTTTCTGGCAGACAATTCACCGGAAGCTTTTGAGAAGGTTATCGATAAATTGCTGGCATCGAACCATTACGGTGAGAAATGGGCCCGCCATTGGCTGGACTTGGTTCGCTATGCAGAGACCAATGGCTACGAACGGGACTCCCGAAAAGATTTGATTTGGAAATATCGCGACTATGTCATCAAAGCCTTCAACGCTGACAAACCGATCGATCGTTTTATTACAGAACAAATTGCCGGCGACGAAATAGCCGACCGCGATGCGGACAGTATCACGGCAACAGGTTTTTATCGTTTGGGCATTTGGGATGATGAACCGGCAGATCGCCCCCTCGCCAGATACGACTATCTGGATGATATCCTCCGCACAACAGGTGAAACTTTTCTCGCCATGACGATCGGGTGTGCCCGTTGCCATGACCATAAGATCGATCCCGTTACCCAAAAAGATTATTATTCGATGCTGGCCTTCTTTTCCGACATATCTCCTCACGGAAAAGGCAACACCAATCACATCGCTCTCACCAACCCGCAGCAACAGTCTGACTTCGAGCAACGTGTCGCACAGAAACAAGAACGGGAACGCACCCTCACGGAGAAGATCGCTGGTCGCGAGCACGAATTCCGCCAAGCGATGCAAAAGCAGCATCCCGAGGTAGCCCTACCGACCCCGGAAGCCGATTCGCAGGTTTCCGAGATCATCTTGCCGACTTCGATGACGACAGGACAACCGTGGGAATACAGCTTCACACAGCCATCTGACAATTGGTTCGAAATCGCCTTTGACGACAGTCAATGGCGCAAGGGCGATGGCGGATTCGGAACGCAAGGCACCCCGGGTAGCAAAGTTCGCACCCCGTGGAAAAACGCCGATATCTGGCTGCGAAAAGATTTTCGTCTCACCCAAATACCGTCCCAATTAAGCCTGAAGCTTCATCACGACGAAACTACCGAAATCTATTTAAACGGAAAACGGGTGGCGATGCTGACCGGTCACGTCACCGAATACATCACTCTTGACATAAGCGATGCGGCCAGCGATGTCTTACAGACGGGCCGCAACACTCTCGCGGTCCATTGCCATCAGACAGGAGGCGGGCAGTACATCGACGTCGGCTTGATCAGCGAAGACAAATCGCCGTCCTTGCAAACGCTTGTTGATCGATACGGCAAGCAGCTATTGGGAACCGATTCGATCGGCGAGTGGCAACAATGGAAATCCAAATTATTGGCCAGTAAGGAGACCACTCTCGAGTTAAACCCGGCCTTTGCAATGGCAGTCAGTGAACGAGGACGCAATCAGACCTGGGTCCTCGCTCGCGGCAATCCTTCCGCCAAAGGCGATGAAGTTGCAGCTGCTTTTCCGCAGATCTTAAATCCTCCGGAGGTCGATCCGAGCGCGCATTCAGCCGATTCCTCACCCACCTCGGGAAAACGTCGGCTACTGGCCGAATGGATAACAAGTCCGGACAATCCGATGACTGCACGGGCGTTTGTAAATCGTATTTGGCAGCATCATTTTGGTGTCGGCATCGTGCGCACCGCAAGCGACTTCGGTTTTCAAGGGTCAGCTCCAACCCATCCAGAGTTGCTCGATTGGTTGACGGCAGAATTCGTCGAGAACGGCTGGCAGCTAAAGGCACTGCACAAGCAAATGATGATGACAGAAACCTATCAAATGTCATCCGCCCCGAATCCCGAAGCACTCGCAATTTCACCCACCAATGATCTCTTTTGGCGATTCAACATGCGACGACTTACCGCTGAGGAGATTCGTGACGCGATCCTTGCCATGACGGATACACTCAACCCGAATATGTTTGGACCAAGTGTGTATCCCCCGTTGCCCCAGGAGGTATTGGCCACTGCATCCAGACCGGGCGCTGCCTGGGGCAAATCGTCGGTCGAAAATGCGTCTCGACGGAGTATTTACATTCACGTCAAACGATCATTGCGGCACCCGATGCTCGCCAGTTTTGACTCGCCGGACACAGACACCAGCTGTGCGGTACGTATTTCCACAACGGTTCCAACTCAGGCTCTCGGCATGCTGAACGGTCAATTCATTAATCAGCAGGCTACAAAATTCGCAAATCGGCTGCAAAAAAGCTTTCCCAACGATGTCGAACAGCAAATCGTGTCTGGCATCCACCTCACAACCGGACGCTCTGCCACGAACGCAGAGATCCAAACAGATCTCGATTTCATCAAAGACTTGCAACAAACGGAAAAACTTTCCGAAGCCGATGCGTTACGTAACTACTGTTTGGTCCTGTTGAATGCAAACGAGTTCGTATACCTGGATTGA
- a CDS encoding PSD1 and planctomycete cytochrome C domain-containing protein yields MLGLSSSTATSAIEPPASQQSSASDLTFERDVRPILKAMCFHCHGKEEEDRQGEFDARLVRLMKSGGDSGSAISPGNAADSLLWQRVNADEMPEGKKKLTSEQKQTLHDWINQGALTARPEPDDVNDARFTLEELRHWAFQPIGTPSIPRVSDYVVRTPIDAFIAKVLAENHLPFSPQADRSTLIRRITFNLTGLPPTPNEIHRFVTNPNPDAYERLVDRLLASPQYGVRWARHWLDVAGYAETQSDQNNVKRPHAWRYRDYVIRAFNDNLPINQFYQEQLAGDEMITDPLHPDDARQQALLTASGFLRMAPDATQTSNSLANRNLAATDAVKVISSTMLGLTVGCAQCHDHKYDPIGVDDYYRFRAIFDPLFPLEQWQLPSTRLVDFTPAKEQADADRIEREAQARESDLNARRTNLGEQILARKLADVPEPDRQATRVAVNTEAAQRTKEHRRLLDLYPMVKPVSRIVGILIEYDMPSYRKFEKEQQQIAALRATKPPKRLVMASQERPDVVPQSVVFFRGNPEAPREEVRPNELAVLVDEKRPSRLPINDPSLSTTGRRSAYAKQLTDGSHPLAARVFVNRVWLHHFGRGLVDTPSDFGLSGIRPSHPELLDWIADDFQRHGWDLKRLHRLILLSTTFQQQSTRTRKQDSIDPDNRLLARANLRRLASEEIRDAILSVSHNLTKRLGGPSVPVTEDTEGKVVIGRKSLRDGIAVGVDNGHVTASRRSLFIELQRNLPLNMLATFDQPVMSPNCSQRTSTTVASQSLWFLNDSAIVQFSTDLAKQIMQDQQMTFDQQLDAIFLRLFAVRPTSSERDSLLSFTDRLEQLFQQTSDTESSQGRSARVRAVATLCQTLMASNRFLYID; encoded by the coding sequence ATGCTCGGCCTCTCCTCGAGTACGGCAACATCGGCCATTGAACCACCTGCATCCCAACAGAGCTCGGCTTCCGACCTCACTTTCGAACGTGATGTACGTCCGATCCTCAAGGCAATGTGCTTTCATTGCCACGGAAAAGAAGAGGAGGATCGACAAGGCGAATTCGACGCGCGGCTTGTACGACTGATGAAATCCGGAGGAGATTCCGGCAGCGCTATCAGCCCAGGCAATGCGGCCGATAGTTTGCTCTGGCAACGTGTGAACGCCGACGAGATGCCCGAGGGCAAAAAAAAGCTAACTTCGGAACAAAAACAGACCCTTCATGACTGGATCAATCAGGGTGCTTTGACAGCCCGCCCCGAGCCGGATGATGTAAACGATGCGCGTTTCACCTTGGAAGAACTTCGCCACTGGGCGTTTCAGCCGATCGGCACTCCTTCCATTCCTCGAGTTTCTGACTACGTTGTCCGCACGCCTATCGACGCCTTTATCGCTAAGGTACTTGCCGAAAATCATTTACCATTTTCACCTCAAGCCGACCGATCAACTCTCATCCGTCGCATCACGTTCAATCTCACAGGACTTCCACCGACGCCTAATGAAATACACCGTTTTGTCACGAACCCGAACCCCGATGCCTACGAGCGACTCGTCGATCGACTCTTGGCATCGCCCCAATATGGAGTTCGCTGGGCACGACATTGGCTGGACGTGGCGGGCTACGCAGAAACCCAAAGCGATCAAAACAACGTCAAACGGCCCCACGCCTGGCGCTATCGCGATTACGTTATCCGAGCGTTCAACGACAATCTTCCGATTAATCAATTCTATCAAGAACAACTTGCCGGTGATGAAATGATCACCGACCCGTTGCACCCCGATGACGCACGGCAACAAGCGTTACTAACCGCCAGCGGATTTCTTCGCATGGCGCCCGACGCAACCCAAACCAGCAACAGCTTGGCGAATCGCAATCTCGCTGCTACTGACGCCGTCAAAGTAATCAGCTCCACCATGCTAGGACTCACCGTCGGATGTGCTCAATGTCACGATCACAAATACGATCCAATTGGCGTTGACGATTACTATCGATTTCGCGCCATTTTCGATCCCCTGTTTCCGCTTGAACAGTGGCAACTTCCCAGCACAAGACTTGTCGACTTCACTCCGGCGAAAGAACAAGCGGACGCCGATCGTATTGAAAGAGAGGCACAGGCGAGGGAGTCCGATCTCAACGCGCGACGGACCAATTTAGGAGAACAGATCCTAGCACGCAAGTTAGCCGATGTCCCCGAACCAGACCGCCAAGCAACACGGGTAGCCGTGAATACAGAAGCCGCACAACGAACGAAGGAGCACCGACGCCTTCTCGACCTCTACCCGATGGTGAAGCCGGTCAGCCGCATTGTCGGCATCTTAATCGAGTACGATATGCCGTCCTATCGAAAATTCGAAAAAGAACAGCAGCAGATCGCGGCTCTTAGGGCGACTAAGCCGCCGAAACGACTGGTCATGGCAAGCCAGGAACGGCCCGACGTCGTCCCTCAGAGCGTTGTGTTCTTTCGAGGAAATCCGGAAGCTCCCCGAGAAGAGGTACGCCCCAACGAACTGGCTGTCTTAGTCGATGAAAAACGTCCGAGCAGGCTACCGATCAACGACCCTAGCTTGTCCACAACGGGGCGTCGTTCGGCCTATGCTAAACAACTGACCGACGGCAGCCACCCGCTGGCTGCTCGTGTCTTTGTCAACCGTGTGTGGCTTCACCATTTCGGCCGCGGTTTAGTGGATACCCCAAGTGATTTTGGCCTTTCAGGCATTCGCCCGTCGCATCCCGAATTACTGGACTGGATCGCCGATGACTTCCAACGCCATGGCTGGGATCTGAAAAGACTGCACCGCCTAATTTTGCTATCGACCACTTTTCAACAGCAGTCAACACGAACTCGGAAACAGGATTCCATTGACCCCGATAATCGCCTGCTCGCCCGAGCCAATCTACGCCGACTTGCCTCAGAAGAAATTCGCGATGCCATTTTGTCAGTCAGCCACAATTTGACAAAGCGTCTGGGAGGTCCCAGCGTACCGGTGACTGAGGACACGGAAGGAAAAGTGGTAATTGGCAGAAAATCTTTACGAGACGGAATTGCAGTGGGAGTGGACAACGGCCACGTCACTGCTTCGCGACGCAGTCTGTTTATCGAGCTCCAACGCAACCTCCCACTCAACATGTTAGCCACGTTTGACCAGCCCGTGATGTCGCCAAATTGTTCCCAGCGAACATCCACGACCGTCGCAAGTCAGTCACTTTGGTTTTTGAACGATAGCGCAATCGTGCAATTCTCAACTGACCTCGCAAAACAGATTATGCAAGATCAGCAGATGACTTTCGACCAACAGCTCGATGCTATTTTCCTTCGCTTATTCGCCGTTCGCCCCACATCGTCGGAACGAGATTCCTTGCTGAGTTTCACTGATCGGCTTGAACAACTATTCCAACAAACAAGCGACACCGAGTCTTCCCAAGGCCGTTCCGCTCGAGTCCGAGCTGTTGCCACCCTTTGCCAAACCCTAATGGCCTCGAACCGTTTCCTTTACATCGATTAA
- a CDS encoding DUF1501 domain-containing protein, producing MKTRGQFCRRTRREFLWQAGGGFTALPLISMLSQDGFLANQSHAADGATKFDNPLAPKPPHFAPKAKSVIFLFMYGGPSHIDTFDYKPNMYGMDGKTIDVKTFGRGGHRNKGRIVEPKWKFKQYGECGKWVSDLFPNVATCVDDIAFLHSMTADSPIHGSAMLMMNSGKVLSGSPALGSWVNYGLGTENENLPGFVVMLDKKGGPISGAKNWSSGYMPASYQGVVMRSAGTPILNLKVAKGMSQSTQRKVLDRLLAKNREHQAERIDNSDLAARIASYELAYKMQQHAPEAVDISQETEATQKLYGLDRPRTEDFARKCILARRLVERGVRFIQIYSGGAHNDDNWDAHGNLEHNHNHHAGNTDLPIAGLLKDLKQRNLLDETLVVWGGEFGRQPTAEYNEGTGRDHNSYGFTMWLAGGGIKGGMSIGTTDELGAAAVERPLHVKHLHATILNQLGFNPNQLSYFYGGLNQKLVGVEEVDPIHELI from the coding sequence ATGAAGACACGTGGACAATTCTGCCGACGCACTCGACGCGAATTCCTCTGGCAAGCCGGTGGCGGTTTCACTGCCCTGCCCCTCATCTCGATGCTGTCCCAGGACGGCTTCTTGGCAAATCAGTCCCATGCGGCTGATGGCGCGACGAAGTTTGACAATCCACTTGCACCGAAACCTCCGCACTTTGCCCCCAAGGCGAAGAGCGTCATCTTTTTGTTCATGTACGGTGGTCCCAGCCACATCGATACGTTCGACTACAAGCCGAACATGTACGGCATGGACGGAAAAACCATCGACGTGAAAACGTTTGGTCGAGGGGGACATCGCAACAAGGGTCGGATCGTCGAACCCAAATGGAAATTCAAACAATATGGTGAATGCGGCAAGTGGGTGAGTGATCTTTTCCCCAACGTAGCAACCTGTGTCGATGACATTGCCTTTTTACATTCGATGACTGCTGACTCTCCAATCCACGGCTCGGCAATGCTCATGATGAATTCCGGGAAAGTGCTCAGCGGCAGTCCAGCTCTGGGGTCGTGGGTCAACTACGGTCTCGGCACCGAAAACGAAAACCTACCCGGATTCGTGGTGATGCTCGACAAAAAAGGAGGACCGATTAGCGGCGCAAAGAATTGGTCGAGTGGCTACATGCCCGCATCTTATCAAGGGGTCGTGATGCGTTCCGCTGGCACCCCCATCTTGAATCTCAAAGTCGCAAAGGGAATGAGCCAATCCACTCAACGAAAAGTGCTTGATCGATTGCTCGCAAAAAATCGCGAACATCAAGCAGAGCGGATCGACAACTCGGACCTTGCCGCCCGAATCGCCAGCTATGAGTTGGCCTACAAAATGCAGCAACATGCCCCCGAGGCAGTCGATATCTCCCAAGAAACGGAGGCGACCCAAAAACTTTACGGCCTCGATCGACCCCGTACCGAGGACTTTGCCCGAAAATGCATCCTTGCTCGTCGTCTGGTTGAACGTGGCGTACGTTTCATCCAAATCTACTCGGGTGGTGCCCACAATGATGACAACTGGGATGCTCATGGTAATTTAGAACACAATCACAACCATCATGCGGGCAACACCGATCTCCCCATCGCTGGACTGCTCAAAGATCTCAAACAGCGAAATCTGCTCGACGAAACGCTTGTCGTTTGGGGTGGTGAATTCGGTCGACAACCGACCGCCGAATATAACGAAGGAACCGGTCGCGATCACAACTCCTACGGATTCACGATGTGGCTCGCCGGTGGTGGCATCAAGGGCGGCATGAGTATCGGAACAACCGACGAACTCGGAGCAGCCGCCGTCGAACGTCCGCTTCATGTAAAACACTTACACGCCACCATCTTGAACCAACTTGGATTCAACCCAAATCAACTTTCCTATTTTTACGGCGGACTCAACCAAAAGCTGGTCGGTGTCGAGGAAGTGGATCCGATCCACGAATTGATCTGA
- a CDS encoding DUF1501 domain-containing protein, whose product MPTRLCSRRHLLKTSAFGLSSLAAAYLLQRDGVLADDSAIPVKPELEPQTFDLSVKRPHHPPQAKAMISMFMLGGPSQIDLFDPKPELIKRHGQLFPGDVKFDNPAQASREIMAPAWKFRQHGECGMELSELLPHLGTIADDICLIRSMHTGSNNHLPSNYALNTGRSVGGRAVLGSWLLNALGSETDDLPAYIALTDPRGLPLIGGENWNNGPLPSIYQGTMVRPTEPRIFNLQAPTHLKGSAQVAQLELLRQINQQHLDQHPYEDDLAARLASYQLAARMQLAAREAFDISSESSATLQMYGIHQKVTRDYGTRCLIARRLVERGVRFVQILCQGQVWDHHGSILTALPERCQEIDQPAAALVKDLRQRGLLDTTLVHWGGEMGRLPVIQFREGLTRRNKVGRDHNTYGFSMWAAGGGLRRGHVHGMTDDFSHQAIEGVVHHYDWLATVLHQFGLDHRRLSFRSGPREHKLVEQADAQVVNELLG is encoded by the coding sequence ATGCCGACTCGCCTCTGCTCACGACGCCATCTCCTGAAGACATCCGCTTTCGGATTAAGCTCGCTTGCAGCCGCATATCTCCTGCAACGTGACGGAGTCCTGGCTGACGACTCGGCAATTCCAGTCAAGCCGGAATTGGAGCCACAAACGTTCGATTTGTCGGTAAAGCGGCCACACCATCCGCCCCAAGCTAAAGCCATGATCTCCATGTTCATGCTGGGCGGACCGAGTCAAATCGACCTCTTTGACCCGAAGCCAGAGCTAATCAAACGGCACGGACAACTTTTCCCAGGTGATGTAAAGTTTGACAATCCGGCACAAGCAAGTCGCGAAATCATGGCGCCCGCTTGGAAGTTTCGTCAACATGGTGAATGCGGCATGGAACTCTCCGAGTTGCTTCCGCACCTCGGTACAATCGCAGACGACATCTGCTTGATCCGGTCGATGCACACTGGATCGAACAACCACCTGCCATCGAATTACGCATTGAACACAGGCCGCAGCGTCGGGGGTCGCGCTGTCCTTGGGAGTTGGTTGCTCAACGCTCTCGGTAGCGAGACCGATGACTTGCCTGCCTACATCGCGTTAACTGACCCGCGAGGTCTTCCCCTGATTGGCGGCGAAAATTGGAACAATGGTCCGCTACCCTCGATTTACCAGGGTACGATGGTCAGACCTACCGAGCCACGAATCTTCAATCTGCAAGCACCCACCCACCTCAAAGGTTCCGCCCAAGTGGCTCAGCTGGAACTGCTGCGTCAAATCAATCAACAACATCTTGACCAACACCCCTATGAAGACGACCTGGCGGCACGCCTCGCCAGTTACCAGCTCGCCGCGCGCATGCAACTGGCGGCACGAGAAGCCTTCGATATTTCCTCAGAATCTTCCGCAACGCTCCAAATGTACGGCATTCACCAGAAGGTGACGCGAGATTACGGCACTCGATGCCTGATCGCGCGCCGATTAGTGGAACGTGGCGTACGTTTCGTTCAAATCCTTTGCCAAGGTCAAGTCTGGGATCATCACGGATCAATCCTCACCGCATTACCCGAACGCTGCCAAGAAATCGATCAACCGGCAGCCGCCTTAGTAAAGGATCTTCGTCAACGCGGCTTACTCGACACGACTCTCGTCCACTGGGGAGGTGAGATGGGTCGTTTGCCGGTCATCCAATTTCGTGAAGGATTGACGCGTCGCAATAAGGTCGGACGCGACCATAACACCTATGGCTTTAGCATGTGGGCAGCTGGCGGAGGGCTCCGACGCGGACATGTCCATGGAATGACAGATGATTTCTCACACCAAGCAATCGAAGGAGTGGTTCATCATTACGATTGGCTTGCTACGGTCTTACATCAATTCGGTCTCGATCACCGTCGCCTCAGCTTTCGATCCGGTCCGCGCGAACATAAGCTCGTTGAACAAGCCGACGCACAAGTCGTCAACGAACTACTCGGCTAA
- a CDS encoding class I adenylate-forming enzyme family protein, whose amino-acid sequence MPLAGPPLAAPFDIQRLLETGLSTKPDEIALRSLDACWNWKELAEQSTRLAGHLLSQGLQAGDRVASLMPNRGELIIHYLACMKAGLVATPLNYRYQPPEIDHALKISDASLLLFHAEREQEISKSKLANQLPLGQIRYSGPKSRKPNLEWFLSNDSPIDDFPEIQRDTPAFIYFTSGSTGKPKGVTHTQATIGWMIASHIAALEFTSEDVLLPSSSLSHIGACLSSLSCLACGGRVDVAHLTDGDEVLQLLEQTRPTILIMLPAALTCLVNEHAATKNHFSSLRACFSGGDSVSPALEHAFSKLTGMTIDEVYGMSEIGLATTNRPSGTNKLGSIGQLADGYQASIRNSDQEEVPTGDDGQLWMKSPANTIGYWGHPEAMQKTIQDGWLDTGDLARADSDDYIWFLGRKKRITVHDGSNICPQEIEASLTDHPSIDSACVVGIQDMIHGETVCAYVTLKDGKKQPTVAELIKHSRNQVGYKAPEQIRFLESMPLNTTGKLDRKILKRMATNNPSQSSQ is encoded by the coding sequence ATGCCGCTAGCAGGACCACCCCTCGCTGCTCCCTTTGATATCCAACGGCTGCTTGAAACCGGTCTATCGACCAAGCCTGATGAAATCGCACTTCGATCACTTGACGCTTGTTGGAACTGGAAGGAATTAGCAGAACAGTCGACTCGGCTTGCTGGGCATCTATTGAGCCAGGGACTTCAAGCTGGGGATCGAGTTGCGTCGTTGATGCCCAATCGGGGTGAATTAATCATTCATTACCTAGCTTGCATGAAGGCTGGATTGGTCGCCACCCCCTTGAACTACCGTTATCAGCCGCCAGAAATTGATCACGCTTTGAAGATCAGTGACGCGTCGCTTCTGTTGTTCCATGCGGAGCGTGAACAAGAGATCTCAAAAAGCAAGCTGGCAAATCAATTACCTCTCGGCCAGATTCGTTATTCTGGCCCGAAGTCACGCAAGCCAAATTTGGAATGGTTTCTCTCTAACGACTCCCCCATCGATGACTTTCCAGAAATTCAACGGGACACCCCGGCCTTTATTTATTTCACGTCAGGCAGCACTGGAAAACCCAAGGGGGTGACCCATACGCAAGCCACGATCGGCTGGATGATTGCCAGCCACATCGCCGCCCTTGAGTTTACTTCTGAGGATGTGCTCCTCCCCAGTTCTTCGTTGTCTCATATCGGTGCATGTTTATCGTCATTATCCTGTTTGGCTTGTGGCGGCCGGGTAGATGTGGCTCATCTGACAGATGGCGATGAGGTATTACAACTGCTCGAGCAAACGCGCCCCACAATTCTGATCATGTTGCCTGCCGCATTGACTTGTCTTGTCAACGAACATGCGGCCACCAAGAACCATTTCAGCTCCTTACGCGCCTGTTTCTCCGGCGGCGACTCCGTGTCTCCAGCGCTCGAGCACGCGTTTTCAAAGCTGACAGGCATGACGATTGATGAAGTCTACGGCATGTCCGAAATCGGGCTCGCCACCACAAATCGACCCTCTGGCACTAACAAACTGGGATCTATCGGACAACTGGCCGATGGATACCAAGCATCGATACGCAATTCGGATCAGGAGGAGGTTCCCACAGGCGACGACGGCCAACTGTGGATGAAGTCTCCCGCCAATACGATCGGATATTGGGGCCACCCAGAAGCCATGCAGAAAACAATCCAGGACGGCTGGTTGGATACCGGTGACTTGGCACGAGCAGACAGCGACGATTATATCTGGTTCCTCGGGCGAAAAAAACGGATTACCGTTCATGACGGATCGAACATTTGCCCTCAAGAAATCGAAGCCTCTCTCACCGACCATCCATCAATCGACAGTGCGTGCGTCGTGGGTATACAGGATATGATCCACGGTGAAACGGTATGCGCTTACGTCACCCTCAAAGACGGAAAGAAACAACCCACCGTCGCGGAACTCATCAAACACTCTCGAAATCAAGTCGGCTACAAAGCGCCGGAACAGATTCGATTCCTGGAAAGCATGCCTTTGAATACCACAGGCAAGCTGGACCGCAAGATACTGAAGCGAATGGCGACAAATAATCCCAGCCAGTCGTCGCAGTAA